A genomic window from Gemmatimonadota bacterium includes:
- a CDS encoding Gfo/Idh/MocA family oxidoreductase — MAKLGLGVIGCGNMGASLANGARDLDCAEVACVSDVDSEKGRALSEKMDCDYEADYHNMLAREDVQAVMIATPPFLHIDPTIAAAQAGVHVFCEKPMSPTLAGCDAMIAACEQGGVELGIGLVCRFHPVHRKVRDLARGGDLGMPLCLMVHRLGGGWGGVWSASWRKSRDKSGGTLMEVNAHEIDFMRFVMGDAESVSAAGGQFVQMETDFPDVALVSIRFKNGGVGVLHSSQASAIGGYGGRLDCAEGSVVFPTFWGGEGGLRYKRYDGGETAIAASELSQDESPVSQEIRAFCEAVLNGEDPPVSGADGRAAVEIALAAYRSIETGEAIALPFEE; from the coding sequence ATGGCAAAACTCGGATTGGGTGTGATTGGATGCGGCAATATGGGCGCGAGCCTGGCCAATGGTGCGCGGGATCTGGACTGCGCTGAGGTGGCTTGTGTCAGCGATGTAGATAGTGAAAAAGGCCGAGCACTATCTGAGAAAATGGACTGCGATTACGAAGCGGATTATCACAATATGCTGGCGCGGGAGGATGTGCAGGCGGTCATGATTGCCACGCCGCCGTTTTTGCACATTGATCCCACGATTGCAGCAGCCCAGGCGGGCGTGCATGTGTTTTGCGAAAAGCCCATGTCGCCGACGCTGGCAGGGTGTGATGCGATGATCGCCGCGTGTGAGCAAGGTGGGGTCGAGTTGGGTATTGGGCTGGTGTGTCGCTTTCACCCTGTGCATCGCAAGGTGCGCGATTTGGCTCGTGGGGGCGATTTGGGAATGCCCTTGTGTTTGATGGTGCATCGCCTGGGCGGTGGCTGGGGCGGTGTGTGGTCTGCATCGTGGAGAAAGTCAAGGGATAAAAGTGGCGGTACGCTAATGGAAGTGAATGCGCATGAAATTGATTTTATGCGTTTTGTGATGGGCGATGCGGAATCGGTTTCTGCGGCGGGTGGGCAGTTCGTGCAGATGGAGACGGATTTTCCAGATGTGGCACTCGTATCGATCCGATTCAAAAACGGTGGGGTAGGCGTATTGCATTCGAGTCAGGCAAGTGCTATTGGCGGTTATGGCGGGCGGTTGGATTGCGCCGAAGGCTCGGTGGTCTTTCCTACGTTTTGGGGTGGTGAAGGCGGTTTGCGCTACAAGAGATACGACGGTGGTGAAACGGCGATTGCCGCGTCGGAGTTGTCGCAGGATGAAAGCCCGGTGAGCCAGGAGATTCGCGCATTTTGCGAAGCGGTACTCAATGGTGAGGATCCGCCAGTGTCTGGTGCAGATGGTCGGGCAGCCGTGGAGATTGCGCTGGCTGCTTATCGGTCTATTGAAACGGGCGAAGCG